From the genome of Gilliamella sp. wkB7, one region includes:
- a CDS encoding uroporphyrinogen-III synthase, with the protein MILVTRPSPEGEKLTELFNQANLPAQHLPFFKISQGRDILQLQHQLNQLLPQDIVIVVSPQVTHVINQYFTNLTLPKNISYFAIGKKSAQLFKQFTEIEVNYPDREDSEGLLVLLQQQSVKQRNILILCGNSSRPLLAQTLRSRQAKVKLIECYSRTPIIYQPDILSEHISQQLIIITSIEHLNQLESYSSDEHKKQSRLLVTSQRIFTKAKELTWQNVLLVNSADNQTVFNAVKQHFPTPL; encoded by the coding sequence ATGATTTTAGTAACCAGACCCTCTCCGGAAGGTGAAAAATTAACTGAGTTATTTAACCAAGCCAATCTACCTGCGCAACATTTGCCATTTTTTAAAATTTCACAAGGTCGTGACATTCTACAGTTACAGCATCAGTTAAACCAACTATTACCCCAAGATATCGTAATAGTGGTTTCCCCCCAAGTAACTCATGTCATTAATCAGTATTTTACCAATTTGACCTTGCCAAAAAACATTAGTTATTTTGCAATAGGCAAAAAATCTGCACAATTATTTAAGCAATTCACCGAAATTGAAGTTAATTATCCTGATAGAGAAGACAGTGAAGGATTATTAGTGTTACTTCAACAACAATCAGTAAAACAACGAAACATTTTAATCTTGTGTGGTAATTCAAGTCGACCTTTACTGGCACAAACGCTAAGGTCTCGCCAAGCCAAAGTAAAATTGATTGAGTGTTATTCTCGCACTCCCATAATCTACCAACCTGATATCTTATCTGAGCATATCTCACAACAACTCATTATTATTACCAGTATTGAGCACCTAAACCAACTTGAATCCTATAGCAGTGATGAACACAAAAAGCAAAGTCGTTTACTGGTAACCAGTCAAAGGATTTTTACAAAAGCTAAAGAGTTAACATGGCAAAATGTTTTATTAGTAAATAGTGCGGATAATCAAACTGTCTTTAATGCTGTAAAACAACACTTCCCTACCCCGTTATAA
- the hemC gene encoding hydroxymethylbilane synthase, translated as MKIRIATRKSPLALWQANFVKQNLLLAHKDLTVELIPMVTQGDIILDSPLSKIGGKGLFVKQLEQAILNNEADIAVHSIKDIPAQFPEGLMLAAICQRDEVRDAFVANKYINLNDLPEGAIVGTSSLRRQCQLRSHFPHLIIKDLRGNVGTRLNKLDDGQYDAIILASVGLKRLSLEHRITQYIDTDLMLPAVGQGAIGIESRTDDKQILDIISVLDDKKSRACIQAERTMNNVLQGGCQVPIAGYCRLNNDELVLQGLVGRVDGSKIIKQQITGFINEAESLGEKLAKQLLNQGADLILTELLDA; from the coding sequence TTGAAGATTCGTATTGCAACAAGGAAAAGCCCATTAGCGTTATGGCAAGCTAATTTCGTTAAACAAAATCTATTATTAGCACATAAAGATTTAACGGTTGAACTTATTCCAATGGTGACTCAAGGTGATATTATACTTGATAGTCCATTATCAAAAATTGGTGGAAAAGGTCTTTTTGTTAAACAGTTAGAACAAGCAATATTAAATAATGAAGCAGATATTGCGGTTCACTCAATTAAAGACATTCCCGCTCAGTTCCCTGAAGGTTTGATGCTAGCAGCAATTTGCCAAAGAGATGAGGTTCGAGACGCATTTGTTGCTAATAAATATATCAATCTAAATGATTTACCTGAAGGTGCAATTGTTGGTACATCAAGTTTACGGCGCCAATGTCAGTTACGCAGTCATTTTCCCCATTTAATAATTAAAGATCTTCGTGGTAATGTAGGTACACGTCTCAATAAATTGGATGATGGGCAATATGATGCCATAATTCTGGCGTCAGTCGGTTTAAAACGTTTATCTTTAGAACACAGAATTACTCAATACATAGATACAGATTTAATGTTGCCCGCTGTTGGACAAGGCGCGATTGGCATTGAAAGTCGCACTGACGATAAACAAATATTGGACATTATTTCAGTTCTCGATGATAAAAAAAGTCGAGCTTGTATCCAAGCCGAAAGAACAATGAATAACGTCTTACAAGGTGGATGCCAAGTACCTATTGCGGGTTATTGCCGGCTGAATAATGATGAATTAGTGTTACAAGGTCTGGTGGGTCGTGTTGACGGTTCAAAAATAATTAAACAACAGATAACAGGTTTTATAAACGAAGCCGAATCTTTAGGTGAAAAGCTTGCTAAACAGTTATTAAATCAAGGTGCAGATTTAATTCTAACGGAATTATTAGACGCATGA
- the purB gene encoding adenylosuccinate lyase, with the protein MELSALTALSPIDGRYGEKTTQLRTIFSEYGLLKYRVQVEVRWLQKLASQENIPEVPALSQLATEHLNQIIENFNEQDAQRIKEIERTTNHDVKAVEYFLKEKVSSNEELHAINEFIHFACTSEDINNLSHALMLKTARETVLLPYWQQLIDKITSQAKEYRDLPLLSRTHGQPATPSTIGKEFANVAYRLQRQFKQLQSIEILGKINGATGNYNAHMVAYPQVDWHKLSEEFVCSLGLEWNPYTTQIEPHDYIAEFFDCVARFNTIVIDFDRDVWGYISLNHFKQKTVAGEIGSSTMPHKVNPIDFENSEGNLGIANAIMNHLGSKLPISRWQRDLTDSTVLRNLGVGIGYAVIAYQSTLKGLNKLEVNQSYLLEELNRNWEVLAEPIQTVMRRYGIEKPYEKLKELTRGKRVDAQGMQLFIESLDLPEEEKARLKQLTPANYIGFATSFVDKL; encoded by the coding sequence ATGGAATTATCTGCACTTACTGCCCTTTCGCCTATTGATGGCCGTTATGGAGAGAAAACAACACAATTACGTACCATTTTTAGCGAATATGGTTTATTAAAATACCGCGTTCAAGTTGAAGTCCGTTGGTTACAAAAATTAGCATCCCAAGAAAATATTCCTGAAGTTCCAGCATTAAGCCAATTAGCTACTGAGCATCTGAATCAAATCATTGAAAACTTTAATGAGCAAGATGCACAGCGAATTAAAGAGATAGAAAGAACCACCAATCACGATGTGAAAGCGGTTGAATATTTTTTAAAAGAAAAAGTCAGTAGTAACGAAGAACTGCATGCTATCAATGAATTTATCCATTTTGCCTGCACATCCGAAGATATTAACAATTTATCGCATGCGTTGATGCTAAAAACAGCCAGAGAAACGGTCTTACTACCCTATTGGCAACAACTAATTGATAAAATCACTTCACAAGCAAAAGAGTATCGAGATTTACCGTTACTTTCTAGAACACATGGGCAACCGGCAACACCATCAACAATTGGTAAAGAGTTCGCCAATGTTGCTTATCGTCTGCAACGTCAATTTAAACAACTCCAATCGATTGAGATTTTAGGTAAAATTAATGGCGCGACTGGGAATTACAATGCACATATGGTCGCTTATCCACAGGTGGACTGGCATAAATTGAGTGAAGAATTTGTTTGCTCATTAGGATTAGAATGGAATCCTTATACCACACAAATTGAACCACATGACTATATTGCCGAGTTTTTTGATTGTGTTGCCCGTTTCAATACCATTGTAATTGACTTCGATCGGGATGTATGGGGCTATATTTCATTAAATCATTTTAAACAAAAAACCGTTGCTGGTGAAATTGGTTCATCAACAATGCCACATAAAGTCAATCCAATAGATTTTGAAAATTCAGAAGGTAACTTAGGCATTGCTAACGCGATCATGAACCATTTAGGCAGTAAATTACCAATTTCTCGTTGGCAACGTGATCTTACCGATTCAACCGTTTTACGCAATCTAGGTGTTGGGATTGGTTATGCCGTTATTGCTTATCAATCAACGTTAAAAGGATTAAATAAACTTGAAGTAAATCAAAGCTATTTGCTTGAAGAACTTAATCGTAATTGGGAAGTATTAGCCGAACCGATACAAACTGTGATGCGACGTTATGGCATTGAAAAACCATACGAAAAATTAAAAGAGCTAACTCGCGGCAAACGTGTCGATGCTCAAGGTATGCAACTGTTTATTGAATCGTTGGATCTACCTGAGGAAGAAAAAGCACGTTTAAAACAGTTAACACCTGCTAATTATATTGGTTTTGCGACCAGTTTTGTCGATAAGTTATAA
- the hflD gene encoding high frequency lysogenization protein HflD, with the protein MDSKYHHIAIALAGVAQSALLIPQLANSGICNSTLYERSIKSVFITSPNTTLDVYNGIYNIKIGLQTLIELLSSGQKEQMEIMRYVFSSLNITSKLLKNNDSLSKIDQRLKHITSLYPDLSDETIGNNIEDLSYSLAGIYSDIVSPISTKIQITGKAKFLQNAFVQAKVRTALLGCIRSAILWYQVGGSRLQFLFQRKRICDAAQQLLQTINTPY; encoded by the coding sequence ATGGACAGCAAATATCATCATATTGCAATTGCACTTGCAGGTGTTGCGCAAAGTGCATTATTAATTCCGCAATTAGCTAATTCAGGAATCTGCAATAGTACATTATACGAACGCTCGATAAAAAGTGTGTTTATCACCTCACCCAACACAACATTAGATGTTTATAATGGTATTTACAACATTAAAATTGGGTTACAAACACTTATTGAGCTACTTTCATCTGGACAAAAAGAACAGATGGAAATAATGCGTTATGTTTTTAGTTCTCTAAATATAACCAGTAAATTACTAAAAAATAATGATTCACTAAGTAAGATAGATCAACGATTAAAACACATTACCAGTCTTTATCCTGATTTAAGTGATGAAACAATTGGTAATAATATTGAAGATTTATCCTATTCATTAGCTGGAATTTATTCTGATATTGTCAGCCCTATATCCACCAAAATACAGATAACGGGTAAAGCCAAATTTCTACAAAATGCTTTTGTGCAGGCTAAAGTCAGAACTGCACTTTTGGGCTGTATTCGATCGGCCATCCTATGGTATCAAGTCGGTGGTAGTCGTTTACAGTTTTTGTTTCAGCGCAAACGTATTTGTGATGCAGCACAACAGCTTTTACAAACAATTAATACACCTTATTAA
- the mnmA gene encoding tRNA 2-thiouridine(34) synthase MnmA — translation MSNVNTPKKVVVGMSGGVDSSVSAYLLQQQGYQVVGLFMKNWEEDDTEEYCSASVDLADAQAVCDKLNIKLHTINFAAEYWDNVFEHFLSEYKAGRTPNPDILCNKEIKFKAFLEYAAEDLGADYIATGHYVRKRESNGKVELLRGVDNNKDQSYFLYTLSEAQIKQSLFPVGELEKPKVREIAQQLGLATAAKKDSTGICFIGERKFSDFLARYLPAKAGAIRTVDGEIIGKHQGLMYHTLGQRKGLGIGGLKQADDTPWYVVDKDLQNNELIVAQGHDHPALFSDGLIASQLHWVDRQVVSKPFTCTVKTRYRQQDIACQVNPLSEDKIEVIFNHPVAAVTPGQSAVFYQGEVCLGGGIIEERIIGRQEL, via the coding sequence ATGTCAAATGTAAATACACCCAAAAAAGTTGTTGTCGGCATGTCTGGCGGCGTTGACTCATCTGTTTCGGCTTATCTATTACAGCAACAAGGTTACCAAGTTGTTGGCTTATTTATGAAAAATTGGGAAGAAGATGATACCGAAGAGTATTGTTCCGCATCAGTCGATTTAGCCGATGCTCAAGCCGTTTGTGATAAATTGAATATCAAATTACACACTATCAATTTTGCAGCCGAATATTGGGATAATGTTTTTGAACATTTTTTATCTGAATATAAAGCAGGTCGCACGCCAAATCCAGATATCTTATGTAATAAAGAGATCAAGTTTAAAGCTTTTCTTGAATATGCAGCAGAAGATCTTGGTGCAGATTATATCGCAACAGGTCATTATGTACGCAAACGTGAAAGTAATGGCAAAGTTGAATTATTGCGCGGTGTGGATAACAATAAAGACCAAAGTTATTTTCTTTACACTCTAAGTGAAGCCCAAATTAAGCAAAGCCTATTTCCAGTAGGTGAACTGGAAAAACCGAAAGTACGTGAAATCGCTCAACAATTAGGTTTAGCAACGGCGGCTAAAAAAGATTCTACAGGTATCTGTTTTATTGGAGAACGAAAATTCAGTGACTTTTTAGCGCGCTATTTACCTGCAAAAGCCGGAGCAATTCGTACGGTAGATGGTGAAATAATTGGAAAACATCAAGGGCTTATGTATCACACATTAGGGCAGCGTAAAGGCTTAGGTATTGGTGGTTTAAAACAAGCTGATGATACACCTTGGTATGTGGTAGATAAAGATTTACAAAATAATGAATTGATTGTTGCGCAAGGACATGATCATCCTGCATTATTTTCTGATGGATTAATTGCTAGCCAATTACATTGGGTTGATCGTCAAGTTGTCAGCAAACCTTTTACATGTACCGTTAAAACACGTTATCGCCAGCAAGATATCGCTTGCCAAGTTAATCCTTTATCAGAAGATAAAATTGAAGTGATATTTAATCATCCTGTTGCTGCAGTAACGCCAGGACAATCAGCCGTATTTTATCAAGGAGAAGTGTGTCTTGGTGGCGGCATCATTGAAGAGCGAATCATAGGTAGACAGGAGTTGTAA
- a CDS encoding LexA family transcriptional regulator: protein MKENNFKTLNEHEKTSILTKTGVINFKNRLTLLLEGLSGNAFAKKVGMSEAVIRDYLSGKTYPSLNRLAIIAQKCDVPIEWLATGKGECRLLNDSLGTESIRIPFHDLTKNVNPLSQINSIPFEVKLIKNQGCKTEDLTAIWAKGDSMDPTISNHDILIINKAYCKPIDGYLYAVQYDDQICVKRIQNQGTNLALLCDNPKYPTILIDKNSPQNFEIIGHVIYLLKDF from the coding sequence ATGAAAGAAAACAATTTTAAAACGCTTAATGAGCACGAAAAAACGAGTATTTTGACAAAAACAGGCGTAATAAATTTTAAAAATAGATTAACTTTATTATTAGAAGGACTATCCGGTAATGCTTTTGCCAAAAAAGTTGGCATGTCAGAAGCTGTAATTCGAGATTATTTATCTGGTAAAACCTATCCATCTTTAAATCGATTAGCAATCATTGCCCAAAAATGTGATGTGCCTATTGAATGGTTAGCGACAGGAAAAGGAGAATGTCGTTTACTTAATGATTCTTTAGGTACAGAATCAATTCGTATTCCTTTTCATGACTTAACTAAGAATGTCAATCCATTATCACAAATTAATTCTATCCCCTTTGAAGTAAAATTGATTAAAAATCAAGGCTGTAAAACTGAGGATTTAACTGCGATTTGGGCTAAAGGTGACAGTATGGATCCGACTATATCCAATCATGATATTTTGATCATTAATAAAGCATATTGTAAACCGATTGATGGTTATCTTTATGCTGTACAATATGATGACCAAATTTGTGTTAAACGAATACAAAATCAAGGAACTAATTTAGCTTTATTGTGTGATAATCCTAAGTACCCAACGATTTTGATTGATAAAAATTCGCCGCAGAATTTCGAAATTATTGGGCATGTCATCTATTTATTAAAGGATTTTTAA
- a CDS encoding helix-turn-helix domain-containing protein: MSEQDQDWSPSRVVGEIKIRGGNLRALSRSSGLQADTLRNALYRHCPKYERIIAEYLQVSVETIWPSRYSIQAK, from the coding sequence ATGAGCGAACAAGATCAAGATTGGTCACCATCAAGAGTTGTCGGTGAAATTAAAATTAGAGGTGGAAACTTAAGAGCACTATCAAGATCAAGTGGCTTACAAGCTGATACTTTGAGAAATGCTTTATATCGACATTGCCCTAAATATGAACGAATTATTGCTGAATACTTACAAGTTTCTGTTGAAACTATTTGGCCTTCACGTTATAGCATTCAAGCAAAATAA
- the tpiA gene encoding triose-phosphate isomerase produces MRKPLVMGNWKLNGSIDMAKNLVEGLRKELSTEAACDIAIAPPVVYLDFVKHQLGGSNIILGAQDVDVNLSGAYTGEVSATMLKEVGVTHVIIGHSERRTYHKESDEFIAKKFGVLKESGLVPVLCIGETEAENEAGQTQSVCARQIDAVINALGVEAFNGAVIAYEPVWAIGTGKSATPAQAQAVHKFIRDHIAKQDAKVAEQVIIQYGGSVNDKNAAELFTQPDIDGALVGGASLKADAFAAIVRAAEQAKK; encoded by the coding sequence ATGCGAAAACCTCTCGTTATGGGTAACTGGAAACTCAATGGTAGTATTGATATGGCTAAAAATTTAGTTGAGGGTTTAAGAAAAGAACTATCGACAGAAGCTGCGTGTGATATTGCTATTGCCCCGCCAGTAGTTTATTTAGACTTTGTTAAACATCAATTAGGTGGTTCTAATATTATTTTAGGTGCCCAAGATGTAGATGTTAACCTGTCTGGCGCTTATACAGGTGAAGTATCAGCGACAATGTTAAAGGAAGTGGGTGTCACTCATGTAATTATTGGTCATTCAGAACGTCGTACTTACCACAAAGAGTCAGATGAGTTTATTGCCAAAAAATTTGGTGTATTAAAAGAATCTGGTTTAGTACCAGTTCTTTGTATCGGTGAAACTGAAGCTGAAAATGAAGCAGGTCAAACTCAATCAGTATGTGCACGTCAAATTGATGCTGTAATAAATGCATTAGGTGTTGAAGCATTCAACGGTGCAGTAATTGCTTATGAGCCAGTTTGGGCTATTGGTACTGGCAAGTCTGCAACTCCAGCCCAGGCTCAAGCTGTTCATAAATTCATCCGTGATCATATTGCAAAACAAGATGCTAAAGTTGCAGAACAAGTAATTATTCAATATGGTGGCTCAGTAAATGATAAAAATGCAGCAGAATTATTTACACAACCAGATATTGATGGTGCTTTAGTGGGCGGTGCATCCCTTAAAGCAGATGCTTTTGCAGCAATTGTTCGTGCAGCAGAACAAGCAAAAAAATAA
- the zapB gene encoding cell division protein ZapB, with protein MTLEILNQLENKIQHTVNTITTLQNEIATLKQGNQELEQLINDSSDEMKALREENEKLKQDQQVWQQRIQTLLTKIGEITQ; from the coding sequence ATGACATTAGAAATTTTAAATCAGTTAGAAAATAAAATTCAGCATACTGTTAATACTATTACGACATTACAAAACGAAATTGCTACTTTAAAGCAAGGCAATCAAGAATTAGAACAGTTGATCAATGACAGTTCAGACGAAATGAAAGCATTACGCGAAGAAAATGAAAAGCTCAAACAAGATCAACAAGTTTGGCAGCAACGTATCCAAACTTTATTAACCAAAATAGGTGAAATAACACAATAA
- a CDS encoding DUF2868 domain-containing protein: MREELKSLWIAQTIHLIEKESGRFADQDINRQVRVTQTSLINRIVMRAVMLSKQNGLYAAQKNLLRAINLSFFIFIFLSIICGASLAFSTLSQNPINLYWALFSLLGLHLVTLFIWLVSSFLFTNLGGSFLVYCWLWLARKFSQKKTVQQLIPAFIELFGGRIRWLIGFVLNLFWTVILSSALIVIIALFSTKHYSFEWKTTLLSSDTIISLTHYLGWLPSKIGFMIPDDNIIRLSEHALNAGEIRSAWAIWLLGVFIVYGLVIRFLCMIICGINWLVSCRRIKFNTQHPDYQLLANDLQPILFHVEDEDNKDNVKFEQSISHLTQEGIGTFLVAIDVQEEWNPPNSVTFLGFLNTREQRRKILDYLQLTPAKKLLIAIDTDRAPDRGMLNFINQLTSKSQQSRIWFINQGKQFNNWQALSLQSALPTWLGEEF; encoded by the coding sequence ATGCGAGAAGAGTTAAAATCGTTGTGGATTGCTCAGACTATTCATCTAATTGAAAAAGAATCTGGGCGATTTGCTGATCAAGATATTAATCGACAAGTAAGAGTGACTCAAACGTCACTGATTAATCGTATTGTTATGCGTGCGGTTATGCTATCAAAACAAAATGGTTTGTATGCAGCGCAAAAAAATTTATTAAGAGCAATAAACCTTTCCTTTTTCATATTTATTTTTCTTTCTATTATTTGTGGTGCATCATTGGCTTTTAGTACATTAAGTCAAAATCCAATTAATTTGTATTGGGCGCTTTTTAGTTTACTAGGTCTTCATTTAGTCACTTTATTTATCTGGTTAGTCTCCTCTTTTTTGTTTACTAATTTAGGTGGTAGCTTTTTAGTTTATTGCTGGTTATGGTTAGCAAGAAAGTTCTCCCAAAAAAAGACGGTACAACAGCTTATTCCTGCTTTTATTGAGTTATTTGGTGGGCGTATTCGTTGGTTAATTGGATTTGTACTTAATCTTTTTTGGACAGTAATATTAAGTAGTGCCTTAATAGTGATTATTGCCTTATTTTCAACAAAACATTATAGTTTTGAATGGAAAACAACATTACTTAGCTCAGATACAATTATTAGCCTAACTCATTATTTAGGTTGGTTACCCTCGAAAATAGGGTTTATGATTCCTGATGATAATATTATCAGATTAAGTGAACACGCGCTAAATGCTGGAGAAATACGTTCTGCTTGGGCAATTTGGTTGCTCGGTGTTTTCATCGTTTATGGTTTAGTGATTCGATTTTTATGTATGATAATTTGCGGGATTAATTGGTTGGTAAGTTGTCGACGAATTAAATTCAATACCCAACATCCTGATTATCAATTATTAGCAAATGATCTACAACCTATATTGTTTCATGTTGAAGATGAAGATAATAAAGATAACGTTAAATTTGAACAATCAATTTCGCATTTGACTCAAGAGGGCATAGGTACTTTCTTGGTGGCAATTGATGTGCAAGAAGAGTGGAATCCACCAAATTCAGTAACCTTTTTAGGTTTTTTAAATACGCGTGAACAGCGCCGTAAAATTCTTGACTATTTACAATTAACACCTGCCAAAAAGTTATTAATCGCGATTGATACTGATAGGGCACCCGATCGGGGTATGTTAAATTTTATTAATCAACTGACAAGTAAATCGCAACAAAGTCGGATCTGGTTTATCAATCAAGGCAAACAATTTAATAATTGGCAAGCGTTATCGTTACAATCAGCTTTACCAACGTGGTTAGGCGAGGAATTTTAA
- a CDS encoding DUF3482 domain-containing protein → MLTTLKLAVVGHANVGKTSLLRTLIRNSNFGDVSDKPGTTRHVESITLPVDNQNTIIFYDTPGLEDSLALYDYIDQLIPANNKLDGIDKLTFFLHSPEAENTFDQEAKVIRQLLKSDAAIYVIDVREPVLDKYHDELAILASGAKPILAVLNFTASEQQNENEWKILLSRIGIHAIIRFDAIVPPIDGEERLYKSLSLLIEPAKLILDQWLTKITQMRETRNKKANLIIAKALVDVTAFYKMAKSDDKQAIVDMQNQVRKREQLAINELLKLFQFNSALESEECLPLLKGRYNADLFNIDTLTTMGMHLTKGFVSGATIGASIDLVTGGITLGSATLIGGAVGSLVQTAKHYGSRMRYQLSGYNKLSVDDVIICYLSLRLVSLRESLNHRSHANTCPIKLSKLETQEWKKGVLPKSLKVARRYSHWSTLNKGTKRNDKKRQSTIENVAEQLF, encoded by the coding sequence ATGTTAACGACATTGAAATTAGCTGTGGTTGGGCATGCAAATGTAGGAAAAACATCATTATTACGCACCTTAATTCGCAATAGTAACTTTGGTGATGTATCAGATAAACCAGGCACAACAAGACATGTCGAATCAATTACCTTACCTGTTGATAACCAAAACACCATCATTTTTTATGATACACCAGGTTTAGAAGATAGCTTGGCACTGTATGATTACATTGATCAATTAATACCTGCTAACAATAAACTTGATGGTATTGATAAATTAACATTTTTTTTACATAGCCCAGAAGCCGAAAATACCTTTGATCAAGAAGCTAAAGTAATCAGACAATTATTGAAAAGTGATGCAGCTATCTATGTAATCGACGTACGTGAGCCTGTTTTAGATAAATATCATGATGAATTAGCTATTTTAGCCAGTGGAGCCAAACCAATATTAGCGGTATTAAATTTTACCGCTAGTGAGCAGCAAAATGAAAATGAATGGAAAATATTACTTTCTCGGATCGGTATTCATGCTATCATACGGTTCGATGCAATCGTGCCGCCCATAGATGGTGAAGAGCGATTGTATAAAAGTTTATCGTTGCTAATTGAGCCAGCAAAATTGATCTTAGATCAATGGCTAACTAAAATTACGCAAATGCGTGAAACTCGCAATAAAAAGGCTAATTTGATTATTGCTAAAGCTTTAGTTGATGTAACAGCTTTTTACAAAATGGCCAAATCTGATGATAAACAGGCCATTGTTGATATGCAAAATCAAGTAAGAAAGCGGGAACAGTTGGCAATAAATGAGCTGTTAAAACTCTTTCAGTTTAATTCAGCTTTAGAAAGTGAAGAATGTTTGCCTTTGTTAAAAGGTCGTTATAATGCAGATCTATTTAATATAGATACCCTAACCACAATGGGCATGCATTTGACGAAAGGTTTTGTGTCAGGTGCTACAATTGGTGCAAGTATTGATTTAGTTACCGGAGGCATTACGCTTGGTTCTGCAACGCTCATTGGCGGTGCTGTCGGTAGTTTAGTGCAAACAGCCAAGCATTATGGTTCTAGAATGCGATATCAGCTTTCTGGTTATAATAAATTAAGTGTTGATGATGTTATTATTTGTTACCTTTCTTTACGACTTGTTAGTCTAAGAGAGAGTTTAAATCATCGCAGCCATGCGAACACTTGCCCCATTAAATTGTCTAAGTTAGAGACTCAAGAATGGAAAAAAGGCGTGTTACCTAAAAGTTTGAAAGTAGCTAGGCGTTATTCGCATTGGTCGACGTTAAATAAAGGAACAAAAAGAAATGACAAAAAAAGACAATCGACAATTGAAAATGTTGCCGAACAACTTTTTTAG
- a CDS encoding C40 family peptidase, translating into MTKKDNRQLKMLPNNFFSIKKRFLITLLFSMFMSFGCSSTTTATVNTGYGAKSAKVTKQDAQMLAKIDSHYKKWYKTPYRYGGMTLDGSDCSGLVVNFFKNKLSKTVPRSAAEQAQLGYKVTKPKPGDLVFFKTGRSGSGLHVGIYYADGKFLHASTSKGVIYSNLNDDYWKKRYWMTRRVTGG; encoded by the coding sequence ATGACAAAAAAAGACAATCGACAATTGAAAATGTTGCCGAACAACTTTTTTAGTATAAAAAAGCGTTTTCTCATAACATTGCTGTTTTCTATGTTTATGTCATTCGGTTGTAGCAGTACAACAACCGCTACTGTGAATACTGGTTATGGTGCCAAATCGGCAAAAGTGACTAAACAAGATGCGCAGATGTTAGCCAAAATTGATTCCCATTATAAAAAATGGTATAAAACACCCTATCGTTATGGTGGTATGACTTTAGATGGGAGTGATTGTTCTGGTTTAGTTGTTAATTTTTTCAAAAATAAACTTTCTAAAACTGTACCAAGAAGTGCTGCTGAACAAGCTCAATTAGGTTATAAAGTGACTAAACCTAAACCAGGTGATTTAGTATTTTTCAAAACAGGTCGAAGCGGCAGTGGTCTACATGTCGGCATTTATTATGCAGATGGTAAATTTTTACACGCTTCAACATCAAAAGGTGTAATTTATTCAAATTTAAATGATGACTATTGGAAAAAACGTTACTGGATGACGCGACGAGTGACTGGAGGTTAA